TATCGATTTTTTAAAAATTCAGATTATTTCCAGTTATTTCAATATGTTAGATAGAAGCAGGATGTCTTCTGAAAGACATGGTCATGATGGCCGCGAGTATTGCGGAACTCGCCAGCCCGAGTTTCCAATGCCCGACCCGGAAGGTCATGAAGATGCTGAAGAGGGCGATGCCTGAGTAGAAGGCGGGGTAAAAGAAAATCGTTCGCCGGCTCGGCAGTTCGTTGGTTCGCCCCAAGAAAACGGGGAAGGCGCGCCATGCGAGCAGGTTGAAGCCCACGATCGCGAATGCCGTCAGGAACCAGCCGCCGAAGTTCGTCATCGGCACGCCGAAGTAGAGGCCGGGGAACGCGTAGTAGTGGATCTTTCCAAGGAACCAGAGGTCGCCCATGGTAGCGATGGGGTCCACGATCACGTCGAGCAGCATTGTGAGCAGCGCGCCCAGGAGTGCGGCGCGGAGGTAGGACGCGCGGCCGCGGTCCAGCATGAGGGTTGCCGTCGAGTATCCCGCGAATGTGAGGAAGGAATATGAGAGGGAATCGAAGAAGGGCACGCCCGCGATCAGGAGCTCGCCGCGCAGGTTTTCATATATGTAATGATACTCCCCGTAGGGGAACCCGTTGTGGATCGACGAATATTCGGAGGCCCAGGCGATGAGGTATCCCGAGACCAGCCAGAGCGTCGTGCGGCGCCAGCCGAAAAAACGCCAGGCCAGGAAGAGATACGCCGCGAGAAATGCGAAGACGTAGGGCCGGTGCAGGAATGTCGTGAGCAAGGAGTCCACGGATCAAGTAGCCTTCTGTTTCACCACTTCGAGCAGGATGCGCACGCAGGAGGGGTCCCACTGGCCGCTTCCGATCTCGTTCTCGAATATGGCGCACGCCTCCTGCACGGTCATGCCCTTTCGATAGGGCCGGTCGGTGGTCATCGCGTCGAACGCATCCGCCACCGACGCGATGCGCGCGGCGAGCGGGATCTCGTCGTTTTTGAGGCCGTCCGGATAGCCGCCGCCATCCATCCTCTCATGGTGCGAGCGGATGATGGCAAGGCACGGTTCGAGGCTCTTCAGCGGCTCGCATATCTCGTACCCGCGCGAGGCGTGCGTGCGGATGTGCGCCATCTCCTCGTCCGTGAGCCTGCCCGGCTTGAGCAGTATCGATTCCTTCACGCCTATCTTGCCTATGTCGTGGATGAGCGCGCCCTTCCTCAGGTTCTCGATCTCGAAGTCCGGCATGCCGATCTTGCGCGCGATCTTCACCGCAAGCTCCGCCACGCGCTCCGAGTGGCCGCTGGTGTAGAAATCCTTCGCTTCGAGCGCC
This bacterium DNA region includes the following protein-coding sequences:
- a CDS encoding carotenoid biosynthesis protein — protein: MDSLLTTFLHRPYVFAFLAAYLFLAWRFFGWRRTTLWLVSGYLIAWASEYSSIHNGFPYGEYHYIYENLRGELLIAGVPFFDSLSYSFLTFAGYSTATLMLDRGRASYLRAALLGALLTMLLDVIVDPIATMGDLWFLGKIHYYAFPGLYFGVPMTNFGGWFLTAFAIVGFNLLAWRAFPVFLGRTNELPSRRTIFFYPAFYSGIALFSIFMTFRVGHWKLGLASSAILAAIMTMSFRRHPASI
- a CDS encoding HD domain-containing phosphohydrolase; translated protein: MVRKTSILIVDDNPSVIELLQSQLKPYPYIIDSAVDGEEALHKIQKEPPDLILLDLMMPRVSGFEIIKRIRNDKETRFIPIIVITALSEQQDKLRAIELGADDFLVKPINKLELMTRIKSLLRMKLMHDDLDTSESILFSLAQALEAKDFYTSGHSERVAELAVKIARKIGMPDFEIENLRKGALIHDIGKIGVKESILLKPGRLTDEEMAHIRTHASRGYEICEPLKSLEPCLAIIRSHHERMDGGGYPDGLKNDEIPLAARIASVADAFDAMTTDRPYRKGMTVQEACAIFENEIGSGQWDPSCVRILLEVVKQKAT